A genome region from Pleurocapsa minor HA4230-MV1 includes the following:
- a CDS encoding trypsin-like peptidase domain-containing protein has protein sequence MSTSPQYDRDRDVIINNSSPRRRQISRKSVTALALVLFGAGLGVGADYLLAHNSLLLGTSAVAESNSATQSATESVTEANNQVTAQSSATATSNPIAAIVKEVGSAVVRIDSSRTVENPNAEMFNDPFFRDFFGSQGPQMPDTRVQRGMGSGFIINNNGTILTNAHVVAGAQKVTVTLKDGRTFEGRVMGRDPVTDVAVVKVDAQNLPVVRVGDSQALQPGETAIAIGNPLGLDNTVTEGIISATGRSSGQVGIPDKRVNFIQTDAAINPGNSGGPLLNQRGEVIGINTAIIQGAQGLGFAIPIDTAQRISDQLIASGKVEHPFLGIQMATLTPEVKQEINSNPNSGLVVNDDQGVLVIRVVPDSPADRAGLRAGDVISQINGQAVKDADTLQQVVENSQVGKNLQLDLKRNGQELNLAVKAGVYPTAQADLENQIP, from the coding sequence ATGTCAACTTCTCCCCAATATGATCGCGATCGCGATGTAATCATCAATAATTCTTCGCCTCGTCGTCGCCAAATATCTCGCAAATCAGTCACAGCTTTGGCTTTAGTTTTATTTGGTGCAGGACTTGGTGTAGGAGCAGACTATCTGTTGGCTCATAATAGTTTACTTTTAGGAACTTCCGCCGTGGCTGAATCTAATTCAGCTACACAATCAGCTACAGAATCAGTCACAGAAGCTAATAACCAAGTTACTGCCCAATCATCAGCGACTGCGACGAGCAATCCGATCGCGGCGATCGTTAAAGAGGTAGGGTCAGCGGTAGTACGCATTGATTCATCTCGCACAGTCGAGAATCCTAATGCTGAGATGTTTAATGACCCTTTTTTCCGTGACTTTTTTGGTTCTCAAGGGCCTCAAATGCCAGATACACGAGTTCAAAGGGGAATGGGATCTGGATTTATTATTAATAACAATGGCACGATTTTAACTAACGCCCATGTTGTCGCTGGGGCCCAAAAGGTTACGGTCACTCTCAAAGATGGTCGTACTTTTGAAGGTAGAGTAATGGGTAGAGATCCCGTTACCGATGTGGCAGTGGTTAAGGTAGATGCCCAAAATTTACCTGTAGTCAGAGTTGGTGATAGTCAAGCTCTACAGCCAGGGGAAACGGCGATCGCCATTGGTAATCCTTTGGGATTAGATAATACAGTTACAGAAGGTATTATTAGTGCTACGGGTCGTTCTTCGGGACAGGTGGGCATTCCCGATAAACGAGTTAATTTCATTCAAACCGATGCAGCCATTAATCCTGGTAATTCTGGTGGCCCTTTGCTCAACCAGCGAGGAGAAGTAATTGGGATCAATACCGCAATCATTCAAGGGGCGCAAGGACTGGGTTTTGCGATTCCGATCGATACCGCTCAAAGAATTTCTGACCAGTTAATTGCTTCAGGTAAAGTAGAACATCCTTTTTTAGGTATTCAAATGGCTACCCTTACTCCAGAGGTCAAACAAGAGATTAACTCGAACCCTAACAGTGGTTTAGTTGTAAATGATGACCAAGGAGTTTTGGTGATTAGAGTAGTACCAGATTCTCCTGCGGACAGAGCTGGCTTGAGAGCTGGGGACGTTATCAGCCAAATTAATGGTCAAGCAGTTAAAGACGCTGATACCTTGCAGCAAGTAGTAGAAAATAGCCAAGTGGGTAAAAATCTTCAGTTAGATTTAAAGCGCAATGGACAGGAGCTAAATTTAGCCGTTAAAGCAGGGGTATATCCCACCGCTCAAGCCGATCTAGAAAATCAAATACCTTAA
- a CDS encoding sodium:proton antiporter yields MDSYILSLLVIGTLLLGVTLGSGWIERLPLSYALIYLVVGVLLGSYGMGLVKIRPDAEFLQRLSEFVVIVSVFGCGLKMNRPLKLWAWQSTIRLIGLLMPISIFALAVIGHYALGMGWGAAILLGAILAPTDPVLASEVQMGDVEDQDELRFALTSEGGLNDALAFPFVYFGIYAIKDSNWDNWLKSWVGIDLLWAIASGIVMGVVVANVVVWIDHQSQKRRSVDDLMKDFVALSIILLTYSLTELVNGYGFLAVFVAGIVVHRSHLVQREKHIAQMEFTEQMEKLLEITAIVILGTVLLFEPIFKYAGQSLLVAALLFLVIRPLGVWLSTLGSGLPKNTRNLMGWFGIKGLGSIYYLTYALGEGVTGETAEQIAWITYTVVVLSIIIYGISAYPLMAWYENVKNKSQVQRG; encoded by the coding sequence ATGGATAGTTATATTCTCAGCCTTTTAGTTATTGGAACATTGTTGCTGGGGGTGACATTGGGTTCTGGTTGGATTGAACGCCTACCTCTTTCCTATGCCTTAATTTATCTAGTAGTTGGTGTTTTATTAGGTTCATATGGCATGGGTTTAGTCAAAATTAGACCAGATGCTGAATTTTTGCAAAGATTAAGCGAATTTGTGGTCATTGTTTCGGTATTTGGCTGTGGACTAAAAATGAATCGTCCGCTCAAGCTTTGGGCATGGCAATCGACGATTAGATTAATTGGGTTATTAATGCCGATTTCGATCTTCGCCTTAGCTGTGATCGGTCACTATGCATTAGGTATGGGTTGGGGTGCTGCGATCCTGTTAGGAGCAATCCTGGCTCCCACAGATCCTGTGTTAGCTTCTGAAGTGCAGATGGGCGATGTGGAAGATCAAGATGAGTTGCGCTTTGCCCTAACTTCTGAAGGAGGTTTAAATGACGCTTTAGCATTTCCTTTTGTCTATTTTGGCATTTATGCCATCAAAGATTCTAACTGGGATAATTGGCTGAAAAGCTGGGTGGGGATAGATTTACTGTGGGCGATCGCTTCAGGAATCGTCATGGGTGTTGTAGTGGCAAATGTTGTCGTTTGGATTGATCATCAGTCACAAAAACGACGTTCCGTCGACGATTTGATGAAAGATTTTGTCGCCCTCAGCATTATCCTACTTACCTACTCGCTAACTGAATTAGTTAACGGCTATGGTTTTTTGGCGGTGTTTGTGGCTGGAATAGTAGTGCATCGTAGTCATTTGGTTCAGCGTGAAAAGCACATTGCCCAGATGGAGTTTACCGAGCAGATGGAAAAGCTATTAGAAATTACGGCAATTGTCATCTTAGGTACTGTTTTGCTATTTGAGCCGATCTTCAAGTATGCAGGACAATCTTTACTCGTTGCCGCATTATTATTTTTAGTTATTCGTCCTCTGGGAGTCTGGTTAAGTACGCTGGGAAGCGGTTTACCGAAAAATACTCGCAACCTCATGGGTTGGTTTGGGATCAAAGGTTTAGGCTCAATTTACTATCTAACTTATGCTTTAGGCGAAGGAGTTACTGGTGAAACTGCCGAGCAAATTGCTTGGATTACCTATACAGTTGTAGTGTTGTCGATCATTATTTATGGGATCAGTGCGTATCCTCTCATGGCTTGGTATGAGAATGTTAAAAATAAGTCCCAAGTCCAGAGAGGATAA